A single Cellulomonas sp. SLBN-39 DNA region contains:
- a CDS encoding MarR family winged helix-turn-helix transcriptional regulator, with the protein MVDDGVADDRTAQPRADVRLAAEAWESLFRAQVALMRRFQADDVWGELSIQEYDVLFTLARAPEGTLRPRDLGEGSLLTQPSLSRLVDRLEAAGLVTRAPVAGDRRGRAVRLTDAGRAAQREIGRRHVRSIDHLVGGALDADELTTLRRLCDKLRAAQPHLVDPVAAPGRAG; encoded by the coding sequence ATGGTCGACGACGGCGTCGCGGACGACCGGACGGCGCAGCCGCGGGCCGACGTGCGGCTGGCCGCCGAGGCGTGGGAGTCCCTGTTCCGCGCCCAGGTCGCGCTCATGCGCCGGTTCCAGGCCGACGACGTCTGGGGCGAGCTGAGCATCCAGGAGTACGACGTGCTGTTCACGCTCGCCCGTGCCCCGGAGGGCACGCTGCGCCCGCGCGACCTCGGCGAGGGCAGCCTGCTCACCCAGCCGAGCCTGTCCCGGCTCGTCGACCGGCTCGAGGCGGCCGGGCTGGTGACGCGCGCGCCCGTGGCGGGGGACCGGCGCGGACGGGCCGTCCGGCTGACGGACGCGGGCCGGGCCGCGCAGCGCGAGATCGGCCGCCGGCACGTGCGCTCCATCGACCACCTCGTGGGCGGCGCGCTCGACGCCGACGAGCTGACCACGCTGCGCCGGCTGTGCGACAAGCTGCGGGCCGCCCAGCCGCACCTGGTCGACCCCGTGGCGGCGCCCGGGCGCGCCGGCTGA
- a CDS encoding flavodoxin domain-containing protein, which produces MRILLAVASRHQGTWEIGEVMAGVLAGRGHVVDQRAPEDVPSLDGYDAVLLGSAVYVAHWLPAARHLADAFADELRARPVWIFSSGLATQPANSANSPLEIAALRERIGARGHRSFRGRLDRAALTFAERAIIAGGRAKEGDHRDMAAVATWATQIGEELDLLAATPATPARV; this is translated from the coding sequence ATGCGGATCCTGCTCGCCGTGGCCTCGCGCCACCAGGGGACCTGGGAGATCGGCGAGGTGATGGCCGGGGTGCTCGCCGGCCGTGGCCACGTCGTGGACCAGCGCGCGCCCGAAGACGTCCCGTCGCTCGACGGGTACGACGCCGTGCTGCTCGGCTCCGCGGTGTACGTCGCGCACTGGCTGCCGGCCGCCCGGCACCTCGCCGACGCGTTCGCCGACGAGCTGCGCGCCCGGCCGGTGTGGATCTTCTCGTCCGGCCTGGCCACCCAGCCCGCCAACTCGGCGAACTCCCCGCTCGAGATCGCCGCGCTGCGCGAACGGATCGGCGCCCGCGGGCACCGCTCGTTCCGCGGGCGGCTGGACCGTGCGGCGCTGACGTTCGCCGAGCGCGCCATCATCGCCGGCGGACGCGCCAAGGAGGGCGACCACCGCGACATGGCGGCGGTCGCGACGTGGGCGACGCAGATCGGCGAGGAGCTGGACCTGCTCGCGGCGACGCCGGCGACGCCCGCCCGCGTCTGA
- a CDS encoding serine/threonine-protein kinase, whose amino-acid sequence MSGRGRHAAPELAHRYVLGPRLGEGGSAQVFRGVDTRLDRPVAVKIFRLDDATPEQVRRYAQEARVLAELTHPTLVALLDVGADVLDGTGPVAFLVMELVEGRTLRELLAEGPTDAATAADIGRQVAQGLGHAHAAGVVHRDVKPSNVLVSSRTAPSGHRDAPRVPVVVADFGIAASHGGTASASATASYQSPEQALGLDIGPGSDVYSLGLVLLECLTGDRAYPGDPISTSVARLLHGPQVPPSVDPDWARLLRAMTRQDPAQRPRMRAVEAELRALRLAAPAPA is encoded by the coding sequence GTGAGCGGCCGCGGCCGGCACGCCGCCCCCGAGCTCGCGCACCGGTACGTGCTGGGCCCGCGCCTCGGCGAGGGCGGCTCCGCACAGGTGTTCCGCGGCGTCGACACCCGCCTGGACCGCCCCGTCGCGGTGAAGATCTTCCGGCTCGACGACGCCACGCCGGAGCAGGTGCGCCGCTACGCCCAGGAGGCGCGGGTGCTCGCCGAGCTCACGCACCCGACGCTGGTCGCGCTGCTCGACGTGGGTGCCGACGTCCTCGACGGCACCGGCCCGGTGGCGTTCCTCGTCATGGAGCTCGTCGAGGGCCGGACGCTGCGCGAGCTGCTCGCCGAGGGCCCGACCGACGCCGCGACGGCAGCCGACATCGGCCGGCAGGTCGCGCAGGGCCTCGGGCACGCGCACGCGGCCGGTGTGGTGCACCGCGACGTCAAGCCGTCGAACGTGCTCGTCTCGTCCCGCACCGCCCCGTCGGGCCACCGGGACGCGCCGCGCGTGCCCGTGGTGGTCGCCGACTTCGGCATCGCCGCGTCGCACGGCGGGACCGCGAGCGCCAGCGCGACCGCGTCGTACCAGTCCCCCGAGCAGGCGCTCGGGCTGGACATCGGCCCGGGCAGCGACGTCTACTCCCTCGGCCTGGTGCTCCTCGAGTGCCTCACGGGCGACCGGGCCTACCCCGGCGACCCGATCAGCACGTCCGTGGCGCGCCTGCTGCACGGGCCGCAGGTGCCGCCGTCGGTCGACCCCGACTGGGCGCGCCTGCTGCGGGCCATGACCCGGCAGGACCCGGCGCAGCGCCCGCGCATGCGGGCGGTCGAGGCCGAGCTGCGCGCGCTGCGGCTGGCCGCACCCGCGCCCGCCTGA
- a CDS encoding ferrochelatase: protein MSVTPPTTTTATADALAPYDAVLLASFGGPNGHDDVMPFLRNVTAGKGIPDERLAVVAEHYHHFGGASPINGQNLALRAALVDELARRGIDVPVLWGNRNWEPYTADALAQAHADGARRVLALVTSAYSSYSGCRQYREHFWSSLEEVGAQVGSAPGEHPLEIDKVRSYFNHPGFVEAGTDAVVEAYGQVDPAADWPRLLFVTHSIPDTMEEASQVAGASYRAQHLDVARSIAAAATRRLGRPLEWDLVYCSRSGPPHQPWLEPDVNDHLRALHAAGTTSVVMAPIGFVSDHMEVAFDLDTEAMATAAELGVHAVRAGTVGTREPFVRGLVDLLLERAATRRALDAGAEPVRGATVGDLPPFRSVCAPGCCRQRAGVDSGVLAACSADPAS from the coding sequence GTGTCCGTGACGCCCCCCACCACGACCACCGCCACCGCCGACGCGCTCGCCCCGTACGACGCCGTCCTGCTCGCCTCGTTCGGCGGACCGAACGGTCACGACGACGTGATGCCGTTCCTCCGCAACGTGACCGCGGGCAAGGGCATCCCGGACGAGCGCCTGGCCGTGGTCGCCGAGCACTACCACCACTTCGGCGGTGCCAGCCCGATCAACGGACAGAACCTCGCCCTGCGGGCGGCCCTGGTCGACGAGCTGGCCCGACGCGGGATCGACGTGCCCGTGCTGTGGGGCAACCGCAACTGGGAGCCGTACACCGCCGACGCGCTCGCGCAGGCGCACGCCGACGGGGCCCGCCGCGTGCTCGCGCTCGTCACCAGCGCGTACTCCTCCTACTCGGGCTGCCGCCAGTACCGCGAGCACTTCTGGTCGTCCCTCGAGGAGGTCGGTGCCCAGGTCGGCAGCGCACCCGGGGAGCACCCGCTCGAGATCGACAAGGTGCGCTCCTACTTCAACCACCCGGGGTTCGTCGAGGCCGGCACCGACGCCGTCGTCGAGGCCTACGGGCAGGTGGACCCCGCCGCGGACTGGCCCCGGCTGCTGTTCGTCACGCACTCGATCCCCGACACGATGGAGGAGGCCTCGCAGGTCGCCGGAGCCTCCTACCGCGCCCAGCACCTGGACGTGGCGCGCTCGATCGCCGCCGCGGCCACGCGTCGCCTCGGCCGGCCGCTGGAGTGGGACCTCGTGTACTGCTCCCGCTCCGGCCCGCCCCACCAGCCGTGGCTCGAGCCGGATGTCAACGACCACCTGCGGGCCCTGCACGCCGCCGGCACCACGTCGGTCGTGATGGCGCCGATCGGCTTCGTCTCCGACCACATGGAGGTGGCCTTCGACCTCGACACCGAGGCGATGGCGACGGCGGCCGAGCTCGGCGTCCACGCGGTGCGGGCCGGGACGGTCGGCACCCGGGAGCCGTTCGTGCGGGGCCTGGTCGACCTGCTGCTGGAGCGCGCTGCGACCCGTCGCGCCCTCGACGCCGGTGCCGAGCCGGTCCGCGGCGCGACCGTCGGCGACCTGCCGCCGTTCCGGTCGGTCTGCGCCCCCGGGTGCTGCCGCCAGCGCGCCGGCGTCGACTCCGGCGTCCTGGCCGCGTGCTCGGCCGACCCCGCGTCCTGA
- the hemQ gene encoding hydrogen peroxide-dependent heme synthase: protein MTTPDAEALNATVRYTMWTVLALAQPLPADDDARDAAVADALAAVTSDPGLVVRGWYDVSGLRADADLMVWWHAETVEQVQGAYQRLRASGLGAHLTPVWSVVGLHRPAEFNRGHVPAFLAGEPAGDYICVYPFVRSYDWYVLPEAERREMLVEHGHAARDYADVRANTVASFALGDYEWILAFEAPELHRIVDLMRELRNTKARLHVREELPFYTGPRTTLEAWAATLPRA, encoded by the coding sequence GTGACCACGCCCGACGCCGAGGCGCTGAACGCGACCGTCCGCTACACGATGTGGACGGTCCTCGCCCTCGCGCAGCCGCTGCCCGCCGACGACGACGCGCGTGACGCGGCCGTCGCCGACGCCCTGGCGGCCGTCACGTCGGACCCGGGCCTGGTGGTGCGCGGCTGGTACGACGTCTCGGGGCTGCGGGCGGACGCCGACCTCATGGTGTGGTGGCACGCAGAGACGGTCGAGCAGGTCCAGGGCGCGTACCAGCGCCTGCGGGCCAGCGGGCTCGGTGCGCACCTGACGCCCGTGTGGTCGGTCGTCGGCCTGCACCGCCCGGCGGAGTTCAACCGCGGGCACGTGCCGGCGTTCCTCGCCGGGGAGCCCGCCGGGGACTACATCTGCGTCTACCCCTTCGTCCGGTCGTACGACTGGTACGTGCTGCCCGAGGCGGAGCGTCGGGAGATGCTCGTCGAGCACGGGCACGCCGCCCGTGACTACGCCGACGTGCGCGCCAACACCGTCGCGTCGTTCGCGCTCGGCGACTACGAGTGGATCCTGGCGTTCGAGGCGCCCGAGCTGCACCGGATCGTCGACCTCATGCGCGAGCTGCGGAACACGAAGGCCCGCCTGCACGTGCGCGAGGAGCTGCCCTTCTACACCGGCCCACGGACGACCCTCGAGGCGTGGGCCGCGACCCTGCCGCGCGCCTGA